The region AGAGCTGATGGCCGAGGCAGCTGCCAGCGAGAAAAGGCTCTCGGAGGAGGAGAAGGTACGAGAGATGCTGCTGTTTGACCCACACCTTCCTGCGCCGCTGTCCTTGTCCTGTGCAGATGTGTCagggcatttaaaaataaacaaaaaaaatgcaaaaaacacATCCTGCGCTCAGCTCGGCACCCGGTTCTGTCTCCTGTAGGTTGTCACCTCCCCGGATGAGGACGGGGCAGCTGCTCTCTCCGTTTCGGGGGTTTACTTCATCTGCCCGTTGACCGGCGCAGTCGTGAGGAAagacaagaaggaaaagcacCTCAGAGAAGCCATCGAGTCGGTAAGCGCCGCATCTGCCACCTGCACGGTGTCCCGTCCTGCCGTTTTAATGGGGTTTGTGGTGTGGGTCCCCTCGAGCAGGGACGTCCCCacccctctgcctcctccttgtAAAATCTTCACCCTCCGCTGTCCCCGAAAAGGGCAGCTCTGTTCTGTTGTCGCCTGTCCCAGCGCCCTCCCTGAAAATGCTGGGACTGGGAGCTCTGTCCCcatactggttttggctgggacagagttaattgtCTTCATCGCAGCTCAGATGGTGCCGTGTTTTAGATTTGTGATGAAAAGCGTCAATTACGTGCTGGAAACAGCTGAACTGGAAAGCACTGAATAAATCCCTTGGCTTTGCTCGCACACAGTTTTCCTTTACCTGCTAATTTGTCTTTAGCCCAACTCacgttttgggttttttggggttttttttctgcacttttaCCCTTGCGGTCCCCTCCTCTGTCCCACCGTGGGAGGAACAAACGcggtgctgagctgctggtcAGCGTTAAACCACGACAAATCCCCGCGTCCCTTTGTGCGGAGCAGCAGCGGCTCCTCCCCGACcaccttctctccttctcccccagTATTTCTCCGTAGACCCAGTCGCTGCCTCCATCATGGAGATTCACACCTTCAACAAGGACCAGGAGAAACTCCGCGTGGGCGTGGAGACCGTGGCCAAGTACGTGAGATGCAGCAGCCGGGAGCTTGTCCCTTCCCTGGATTTTCTTGTTGGGAAGGAAACCAAAAGCCAAACACTTGAACCATCTTAACTGTTAATTAAGAAATAAGGTCAGCATCTCATTTTAAGAGTTATTCTGCTAGTCCAAGAGGCTTGGGAGCTGCGGGTTGACATCAGTCCCCACAATCCTGTGCCTGATGTGGGCAcaaaatgctgatttattttaatttccctcAGTTTTTCAGCTCTTATCTGCAAGAAATACTGTGAGGTCTCTGTTTCTTCTTATACCTTGGGGTAGCGTGTGGTGAAGTGCCTGCTCTGATCCACGTGTTCCTCTTTCTGCAGATACTTGGATAATATCTGTCTCCATCCAGAGGAGGAGAAGTACCGGAAAATCAAACTGCAGAACAAAGTGTTTCAGGTGAGGTCGAGACTCCTGCAGGTTCTCCGCTGAGGAAAATCCTTGCCTAGAGCAGACGACATTGAAATTATTTCGTTTTCTTCCAGGAAAGGATAAGCTGCCTGGAAGGGACACAAAGATTTTTCCAGGCTGTTGGTTTTGAGACAAAAACACTGCCTGTTCCAGGACAAGGCAAGAAATTCAAGTGTATTAAACTGGAGTCAGGTGTTTGAGTGGCGGTGGGATGTCCGAGGAGGCTGGTGAGGCAGCGAGAACATTGCACAGGCTGTAACAAAAGCTGTTATCGtggaatcacagaagggtttgggttgaagggaccttcccagctcccccagtgccccccctgccatgagcagggacatctgcaccagctcaggttgctcagagccccatccagcctggcctgggatgtctccagggatggttcatccaccacctctctggccaacctgggccaggctctcaccaccctcggggccaacaattccttcctcatgtccagcttgaatctcccctcctttactttaaaaccatcaccccttgtcctgtcacaacaggccctgctcaaaagtctgtccccatctttcttattggccccttttaagtacggaaaggctgcattaaggtctccccggagcttctcttctccagctgaaccccacagctctctcagcctgtcctcccagcagagctgttccagcctcggaccatttctgtggctcctctggcccttCTCCAACAGCTCCATGTCTTTCCATATTACTCCAAGGCTGTAACAAACAGCCACTCACCCTCCAGTTTCCCTGTTAAGATGTCACATTTTCTGGAGTTCCTCACCATTCTATTTCGTACGTTCTTCCTGTGAAGAACAAAGAGACTCAAATCCCGTCCTTTTGCTTGTAGAGACCACAGAGGAATATTATGTACTGAAGGAAGAGATGCTGACCAGGCTGGAAGACCTCAAGGCCTACAAAGAGCAGCTGTTGAGCTCGCAGCCGGTGAGAGCCCAGCTCGATCGCCAGCTCTGCGTGTTTAAACCGTCCCTTGAAGCCGCTCGGTTTGAGCTGCCAAATGACTTTTACAACCTCACAGTAGAAGAGATCAAACGGGAGCAGCGGCTCCGGTGAGTGGGCTCGGGAGGGTCCTGACTGCCCAGGACGAGTCTTGGACTTTTCCATTGTGctaaaaatggctttttcccTAAAGGACAGAAGCAGTGGAGAAAGCTTCGATGCTGAGGACAAGAGCCATGCGGGAGAAGGAAGAACAAAGGGAAATGCGGAAATACAACTACACGCTGCTGCGAGTCCGCTTTCCCGACGGATACATCCTCCAAGGTAAAAAAGACTTATTACCCTTTCtttgtgcacccccaaaagCTTCTGAGAATAACTTGCAAGCGCAGGAGCTTGAATAATAAGTGGGCTTGAGGTGTGCTAAACACAGCTGGTGggataaaaccacaaaaaccagaGCGGGGTAACATTTCTTGAAGAACTCTTCCCATTTCTGAGCTCTCCACAAGGCTGGGACTGTAAGCCAGgcttgagcagaggggaaaataTCTCAAAGCGctgttaattaattaattacagTGTGCTCTTCCCAGGCTACTGGAACAAGCTGGACTCATTAGAGCAGGTTGTTACAGGAACCAGCGTGAGGTGGTCTGTGCGGTGCCAGGCTACACAACGGTGTAAATCCTCTTCAGATCTTGCGGTGGAACTCTGGAAATCATTTCAGGCTTTCCCAGCTCTTTGTTCCAGGCTGGTGGGGGTTTGCAACAATTGCAGtgatagctttttttctttggagattCCGCTTTAATGCTTCTCAGTTGGATCAGGCTCTTTCTGTGTGACTCAAGTAGTTCAGAAAACTAGCAGCAGTACGTGAGCCCCACGAAATCTACCACAAAAAGGTCAGATTCGGTAAATGCCAGAGACTCTTTCAATATCTCACCTCGTTTTCTCATGTCAGGGACTTTTTACGCACGAGAACCTGTATCTGCACTTTACAACTTTGTGAGAGGAGCGCTCAGAGATGACTGGCTGCCCTTTGAGCTGCTGGGACCTGGGGGTCTCAGACTCACTGATGACAACTTGGCCTTCAATGAATGTGGGCTGGtgagtataaaaaaaaaaaaaaaaaatcggggGTACCTTCCAAAGGGTCTCCAGGTTGTCAGAGGCATCTGCTGTTCATAACTTGAGAGACACATTGGTGTGTTCTGCTTTCAGTGCCCCAAATTGTGCTCTTGCCCCTTTCTTTGAAGCTTTTTAAGTTTTTCTGGGtctgtgaatcacagaatgttaaggattggaagggacctcacaagctcacccagtccaatccccctgctggcgcaggaacacccagatgaggttacacaggaaggtgtccaggtgggttggaatgtctgcagagaaggagactccacaacctccctgggcagcctgggccaggctctggcaccctcactgggaagaagtttcttctcatatttcagtggaacctcctgtgttccagtttgcacccattgccccttgtcctatcactggttgtcacccagaagagcctggctccatcctcctgacactccccctttccatattgatcaccatgaatgagtcacccctcagtctcctcttttccagctcaagagccccagctcctcagcctttcctcataataCAGGATGCTCTTTATGCGTGAACATGCACAGCGTGTGGTGAGGTCAAAGCAGAACATTGCTGTAGCTGAACTGCTCTGCCTTTCCTGTTGCAGGTGCCCTCAGCGCTGCTGACGCTCTCCTGGGATGCCGCGGTCATGGCAGATGTTCAGGCGTCACGAGAGGAGCTGCCAGCGAGTCCCCTGAAACCCGAACTTCTCTGCAGCATCCAGACACTGTCATGAAATAAAGGGCAGTGGATTCAGGGCTGCTGGTTTTTAAActtttccctcattttcccCCATAGAGACTGTTGGAGCTTCCAGCTCCGGGACCTCAGGAATGACGTTGGTTTGGCTCTGCGGAGCGGGAGTGTCGGTTCTGCCAGGTCACACCAaccctgctgccacctccacagctccagcagccacaCACTGAACCAGTCTGGCGCAGTAAGACACAGGACTGGTCTGAACAGCCCTAAAAACCAGGTTCTGGCAGTGACTGCTCGAGGTGTTTCCAAGACTGGGATGAAGCACAAGTCTCCTCCCTCCAAGGAGGGATTAGGCACTAGTACTAGGCTGGATTACCCATCAGTTGAGCCTGGACATTGGGCTGGGCTTAGaactcagcttttccttttgcttctgtgtgCACTGTAACTCCTATTGGAGAGAATATATTTAGATAAAATTACATCTAGTGTGATTAAGTGGAATATTTAAGGAGGCCGTTCTGTTCAAAGTTATTTGAATGGCATTGCTCGGAGGGGTTTGAAATGCAGACGAGCTCCAGtcagtgctggggctggttcTGGTGTTACTGGTGCAGCTGTGGCATCACCCACCTTTTCACTTCATGGTACTTGCAGACAGACCAGGGGACAGACAACAGATAATTATGCTGCCCACAGGAGAGAGATTGAGCTTTAAACTACCACCAGAATTTTAGGAAACTAACCCATCCAAATATGGTTCAACCCCCAGCAAGTTTGTTACATTCCTAAAGAAATTTGAAGCGAGTTTGGTCCTTTATACTTCAATCTTAAGGTTTTTCTGAGGGTAGAAACCAGCTTTTGTGTATCCAGCTGCTACTGCAGCAATGGGTACAGGAGATAAATAATCTATCACTACCCTGAGGTGTAACTAATACCATCCAGTCCcaaaaacaagagaaacaagttgcaggggttttttctctttttcgaAGGGTAAAGactgctcctgctctctggaACAAGTAAGACCACAAACAGGATGATACAGATAGCATAAATTCAAATATAATTGTACATCATTTATACCCACGGCCGTGCTATACAACATTATGAACAGAGTAATTCCCCCAGTGGCATCACAATAAGCTTATTTCAAAATCCCTCCACTAGTTTGAGATAACTTAGATACCTTCCATTACAAAGAAGTATCAAAATTTCAATAATGCTTTATTAAGGACAGATtaatatgcaatatttttttaagctaaaaacTAGAGCTAAAACTTTAAGCTTCCATGTGGTCTGAAGCAGAACAAAGTGCTGTCTTCTCTTTACAAGAAATATGGAATACTTTCAAGTATCTCGTTCAAAGATACacaaggttttaaaatgttctaacTCATTCTACATACATACAGAGAAGTTAGTAGGCGTTTAAGTCTCAAACTGGATTAGATGGGCTGACCGCGCCGGTGTCCTGGTGAGCGGTGGCTCTTGTGCCACTGGATTCTGAGGCTGTTTCAGTAGCTGCCAACATCAAATCTGCGAAGTAGAAAACGTGTtggatttggttttcttttttgtgttttttgttgttttatttggttttttatcCTCATTATTCTTGTCAAATTTAACTATCTACTTTATCTGTCTTAGGTTGTCTGCCCCTATCTGTTGCAAGTCTCCTTTtcaatgctatttaaaaaaccaGGTTTTAATATTGGGTTAACCATCAatccagaataaaaaaaataaattacttcaaCCATAAAAAGGATCTTCACAATCTTTTCAGTGCTTTAGACTTGGGCAGAGCTAAACAAATACGGCTGCGTGCGTGTCACCAAAGCCCAAGGAAGGCAACAAACCTGACGCGAGGCTTTTCATCTGCAGACTCATAATAAGCAGAAGCGGCTTAAGATTAAACGCAAAGCTTCTTGTCAAACAGCTGTTAGGGAGGGCGAGAGGAGGAATGTAGAAAGGAGAACGTCTAGAATGGGTCAGACACCTTGTAGAATTTAAGGCTTCAGGGATATGCAAGAGCTCTTATCAATTAGAGGAGCTGCACAACACATACAAAAAGTTAATCTAGGTTGTGCCAGCCGCCTTGAGAAGCTCTATTGTGAGAGGTAAGAACGGGCTTGGAGGTTTTGCAAAGTGGTTTAGAGGAGCTGAATGCAGATCACACGGTGGGTGTAACGTCACCGATCTGTACGATCGAGTGTCCGCAGTTAAAACCTCGTGCAGATGAAAGGAGCCGCATCCTCATCCCGCTCCCAAATCCGCGGCCTGATGGGatatgctgcagcagcagagctttgAAAGCTCTTTACAAAGGGATAACTGGGacacaaataaaagcaattctTAGAATCTAGAGCAGCGTTATCAGACCCTTCACCTGCCAAACACCCCAGAGCTCGGGTTTTATTTCCTCCAAACAATTCAGCGCCCACCTCAGACTTGGAGAAGGCGGCAGAGCGGAGTTATGTTCCAGACCTTGTCAGTCCTGGAAGGGCTCTGGACATAAAATATCCACGCTCCAGAGacaagccctgctcagcaacATTCGCCAGTAGTGGATCTGCTGATACTGACCCCAATGttcactttttttaattaaaaaaatggtagGACTGGCAGCCAAATGCCAGTCACAAGCACTTTATTTAGTCCAttggagggaggagggaaggaaaggc is a window of Caloenas nicobarica isolate bCalNic1 chromosome 27, bCalNic1.hap1, whole genome shotgun sequence DNA encoding:
- the UBXN6 gene encoding UBX domain-containing protein 6 isoform X2 translates to MAAAAALARMELKPKAKAAASQEAIRNQVRKELMAEAAASEKRLSEEEKVVTSPDEDGAAALSVSGVYFICPLTGAVVRKDKKEKHLREAIESYFSVDPVAASIMEIHTFNKDQEKLRVGVETVAKYLDNICLHPEEEKYRKIKLQNKVFQERISCLEGTQRFFQAVGFETKTLPVPGQETTEEYYVLKEEMLTRLEDLKAYKEQLLSSQPVRAQLDRQLCVFKPSLEAARFELPNDFYNLTVEEIKREQRLRTEAVEKASMLRTRAMREKEEQREMRKYNYTLLRVRFPDGYILQGTFYAREPVSALYNFVRGALRDDWLPFELLGPGGLRLTDDNLAFNECGLVPSALLTLSWDAAVMADVQASREELPASPLKPELLCSIQTLS
- the UBXN6 gene encoding UBX domain-containing protein 6 isoform X1, with the translated sequence MRKFFQEIKADLKFKTAGPGQKLSEPSRVPKEKPKAEAAPKPRQGPTDEAQMAAAAALARMELKPKAKAAASQEAIRNQVRKELMAEAAASEKRLSEEEKVVTSPDEDGAAALSVSGVYFICPLTGAVVRKDKKEKHLREAIESYFSVDPVAASIMEIHTFNKDQEKLRVGVETVAKYLDNICLHPEEEKYRKIKLQNKVFQERISCLEGTQRFFQAVGFETKTLPVPGQETTEEYYVLKEEMLTRLEDLKAYKEQLLSSQPVRAQLDRQLCVFKPSLEAARFELPNDFYNLTVEEIKREQRLRTEAVEKASMLRTRAMREKEEQREMRKYNYTLLRVRFPDGYILQGTFYAREPVSALYNFVRGALRDDWLPFELLGPGGLRLTDDNLAFNECGLVPSALLTLSWDAAVMADVQASREELPASPLKPELLCSIQTLS